One window of Mauremys mutica isolate MM-2020 ecotype Southern chromosome 20, ASM2049712v1, whole genome shotgun sequence genomic DNA carries:
- the ITGB7 gene encoding integrin beta-7 has translation MKGTGLVVGLGILLAVGQGEKALEAGSCRPRASCRDCIRSQPSCAWCKALNFTKAGESDATRCATREELLRRGCALEEVVEPRGRHQVLEDAPLSDSAEQGTVTQLAPQKIALWLRPGEQHSFSVRFKRAEGYPVDVYYLMDLSYSMKDDLENIKKLGNDLLAALRDITKSVKIGFGSFVDKTVLPYVSTVPAKLRNPCPDRYEQCDSPVSFRHVLPLTDNASEFESRVSQQRISGNLDSPEGGFDAIMQAAVCEEQIGWRNVTRLLVFTSDDVFHTAGDGKLGGIYLPNDNQCHLDTDGLYSKSHIYDYPSVGHLAQVLSASNIQPIFAVTGSTLPVYQELSKLIPKSVVGELKEDSSNVVQLISDAYNSLSSTVNLEHFQLPPGVSVTYESHCEDAATRSLGGHGGVCSGVRINQLVSFTVTVQAAACLEGPHSFALRVLGFTEEVRVELHTLCECPCDQPEPHAPHCSGGHGNLTCGVCSCSPGRVGKLCECELAEATDLEAECRGGNGTGPMCSGKGQCVCGQCQCKSNVRGQHCECDDTSCERHNGQLCAGQGRCQCGTCFCNEGYTGSACDCSLDTRACLQDGVECSGHGSCICNKCQCQPGYFDRLCSRCPSCQTPCEEHRDCADCQAFGMGPLSQNCSVACNHTVATLVPEATVNEQWCKEKTDDGRILIFLIEGTEGGRVPLKVKDKDAVTDRTSMIVLGVVLGIVLIGLLIIIGYRISVEVLDRREYMRFEKERERAKGNEVNNPLFQSATTTVINPRYNED, from the exons aaCTTCACCAAGGCGGGCGAGTCGGACGCCACGCGCTGTGCCACGCGGGAGGAGCTGCTCCGGCGCGGCTGCGCCCTGGAGGAGGTGGTTGAGCCCCGGGGCCGGCACCAAGTCCTGGAGGACGCGCCCCTGAGCGACAGCGCCGAGCAGGGGACGGTGACCCAGCTGGCACCCCAAAAGATCGCCCTGTGGCTCCGACCCG GAGAGCAGCACAGCTTCTCGGTGCGGTTCAAGCGGGCCGAGGGCTACCCCGTGGACGTCTACTACCTGATGGACCTGTCCTACTCCATGAAGGACGACCTGGAGAACATCAAGAAGCTCGGCAATGACCTGCTGGCCGCACTCAGGGACATCACCAAGTCAGTGAAGATTG GCTTCGGCTCCTTCGTGGACAAGACGGTCCTGCCCTACGTCAGCACGGTGCCCGCCAAGCTGCGGAACCCCTGCCCCGACCGCTACGAGCAGTGTGACTCGCCCGTCAGCTTCCGCCACGTGCTGCCGCTCACCGACAACGCCAGCGAGTTCGAGAGCCGCGTGAGCCAGCAGCGCATCTCGGGCAACCTGGACTCGCCCGAGGGCGGCTTCGACGCCATCATGCAGGCGGCCGTGTGTGAG gagcagattggctggcggaacgTGACACGCCTGCTGGTCTTCACGTCAGATGACGTCTTCCACACGGCAGGGGATGGCAAGCTGGGTGGCATCTACCTCCCGAATGACAACCAGTGCCACCTCGACACGGACGGCCTCTACAGCAAGAGCCACATCTAC GATTACCCCTCGGTCGGGCACCTGGCCCAGGTGCTCTCAGCCTCTAACATCCAGCCCATCTTCGCTGTCACTGGCTCCACGCTGCCCGTGTACCAG GAGCTGAGCAAGCTGATCCCCAAGTCGgtggtgggggagctgaaggaggATTCCAGCAACGTGGTGCAGCTCATATCTGATGCCTACAAT agcctgtcGTCCACGGTGAACCTGGAGCACTTCCAGCTCCCGCCCGGCGTGAGCGTGACCTACGAGTCGCACTGCGAGGACGCTGCCACCCGCTCCCTCGGGGGCCACGGTGGGGTCTGCTCCGGCGTCCGCATCAACCAGCTG GTGAGTTTCACGGTGACGGTGCAGGCCGCCGCCTGCCTGGAGGGGCCGCACAGCTTCGCGCTGCGGGTGCTGGGCTTCACCGAGGAGGTGCGCGTGGAGCTGCACACGCTGTGCGAGTGCCCCTGCgaccagcctgagccccacgccCCCCACTGCAGCGGGGGCCACGGTAACCTCACCTGCGGGGTCTGCAG CTGCAGCCCCGGCCGCGTGGGCAAGCTGTGTGAGTGCGAGCTGGCGGAGGCCACGGACCTGGAGGCGGAGTGCCGGGGCGGCAACGGCACGGGCCCCATGTGCAGCGGGAAGGGGCAGTGCGTGTGCGGGCAGTGCCAGTGCAAGAGCAACGTGCGAGGGCAGCACTGCGAGTGCGACGACACCAGCTGCGAGCGGCACAACGGGCAGCTCTGCGCAG gCCAGGGTCGGTGCCAGTGTGGGACTTGCTTCTGCAATGAGGGCTACACAGGCAGCGCCTGCGACTGCAGCCTGGACACCCGCGCGTGCCTGCAGGACGGCGTGGAGTGCAGCGGGCACGGGAGCTGCATCTGCAACAAGTGCCAGTGCCAGCCGGGCTACTTCGACCGGCTCTGCAGCCGGTGCCCGAGCTGCCAGACCCCCTGCGAGGAGCACCG GGACTGCGCCGACTGCCAGGCCTTCGGGATGGGCCCGCTGAGCCAGAACTGCAGCGTCGCCTGCAACCACACCGTGGCCACGCTGGTGCCCGAGGCCACCGTGAACGAGCAGTGGTGCAAGGAGAAGACGGACGACGGGCGGATCCTGATCTTCCTGATCGAGGGCACGGAGGGGGGCAGAGTTCCCCTGAAGGTGAAAGACAAGGACG CCGTCACTGACCGGACCTCCATGATCGTGCTGGGCGTGGTCCTGGGCATCGTGCTCATCGGGCTGCTGATCATCATCGGCTACCGCATCTCGGTGGAGGTCCTGGACCGGCGGGAGTACATGCGCTTCGAGAAGGAGCGGGAGCGGGCCAAGGGGAACGAG GTCAACAACCCGCTCTTCCAGAGTGCCACCACCACCGTCATCAACCCCAGGTACAACGAGGACTGA